In Arachis hypogaea cultivar Tifrunner chromosome 2, arahy.Tifrunner.gnm2.J5K5, whole genome shotgun sequence, a genomic segment contains:
- the LOC112747815 gene encoding autophagy-related protein 13a isoform X2, with translation MITEANMQPELGKLEQIVHQFLLKSLHVILDSRIPSLCQHDRSGDLPMGSRVRRSDKWFNLALGDRPAALDNLSFWHRNLMDQMVIDIILVHEENGSSVETVLERWVVQYERPQVMAPQTGDITGSYKKTYKKSIVLFRALYSHMRLLPAYKIFRKLSLSSHTCNFDIIYKVSSFRDPFSRVEDVVLEEYSFTPIEAIPGRLSISVTYRTKLSDFNLECSTSLPTKIITDYVGSPLADPLRSFPVSEKGVRATSFPLRGIAPPSSAPLEQPHSWTSGFHKAAPMVQNQQYVGSPPVYRAPSKPYDIPSSPTDSHGIRIHNYRMHNRHRSSYDEYQLSPPFSPSPSPSPPTFFNSGIPIQTSVCSETAPVTIPYPMMGKSSRTLSPNLSDHSRNSLPPMSPKRNYASSQESPSGIRSFRKLESSRIGELHTGVTNYAGQKIARDNKDDSGRFSGLLSSSDSPQIGFSRSSSRLSFQDDLENGDFSCPFDVDDVDKPDVQPSQSKDGQNVSEIGSTSLPMCKKSQDATVGVLVHMLRTAPPLRQDSSCYSSHSVKPEPEGGVTTASGFFMPQKTADALEELWNYKEMRDLLLSKSGTRILNKE, from the exons ATGATCACTGAG GCTAATATGCAGCCTGAATTGGGAAAATTGGAACAAATAGTTCATCAGTTTCTTTTGAAGAGCTTACATGTCATTTTGGACTCGAGGATACCTTCGTTGTGCCAACATGATCGGAGTGGGGACCTACCGATGGGGTCTCGTGTGAGGAGGAGCGACAAATGGTTTAACTTAGCATTAGGTGATCGGCCTGCTGCTCTAGATAatctgagtttctggcacaggaATTTGATGGATCAGATGGTAATTGACATTATACTAGTTCATGAAGAGAATGGTTCTTCTGTTGAAACAGTATTAGAGAGGTGGGTTGTTCAGTATGAGCGTCCCCAGGTAATGGCTCCACAAACTGGTGACATTACTGGCTCTTATAAGAAGACATACAAGAAGTCAATAGTATTGTTTCGTGCTCTTTATTCTCATATGAGGCTTCTACCGGCTTATAAGATATTTAGGAAGCTTAGTTTGTCGAGTCATACATgtaattttgatattatttacAAGGTCTCTTCGTTTAGAGATCCATTCTCTCGGGTGGAGGATGTAGTGCTGGAAGAATACAGTTTCACTCCCATTGAGGCAATTCCAGGCCGCCTATCAATATCTGTGACCTACCGGACCAAGCTATCTGACTTCAACCTTGAGTGTTCAACATCGTTACCAACGAAAATAATTACAGATTATGTTGGAAGTCCCCTTGCTGACCCTTTGAGGTCTTTCCCTGTTTCAGAAAAGGGTGTTCGTGCCACTTCATTTCCGCTGAGAGGGATAGCACCTCCATCTTCTGCACCACTCGAGCAGCCGCATAGTTGGACTAGTGGCTTCCATAAGGCTGCACCTATGGTACAGAACCAGCAGTATGTTGGATCCCCACCAGTGTATCGTGCTCCTTCCAAGCCATATGATATCCCATCTTCACCTACCGATAGCCACGGTATCAGAATTCACAACTATAGAATGCACAATCGACACAGGTCAAGTTATGATGAGTATCAACTGTCTCCCCCGTTCTCACCTTCACCGTCTCCATCACCACCAACATTTTTCAATAGTGGCATTCCGATTCAAACAAGTGTATGTTCTGAAACTGCCCCTGTAACTATACCTTACCCAATGATGGGCAAAAGCTCAAGAACACTTTCTCCTAATTTGTCAGATCATAGTAGAAATTCTTTGCCACCAATGTCCCCCAAAAGGAATTATGCTTCATCACAAGAATCTCCATCTGGAATCAGGTCATTTAGGAAACTAGAGTCTTCAAGGATTGGAGAGTTACATACAGGGGTCACAAATTATGCCGGTCAAAAG ATTGCTAGAGATAACAAGGATGATTCAGGGCGGTTCTCAGGGTTGTTATCTTCAAGTGACTCACCACAGATTGGATTTTCCAGAAGCTCTAGTAGACTATCTTTTCAGGATGACTTGGAGAATGGTGACTTTTCGTGTCCCTTTGATGTTGATGATGTTGATAAACCTGATGTCCAACCCAG TCAGAGTAAGGATGGACAGAATGTGTCAGAGATCGGTTCAACATCACTTCCAATGTGCAAAAAATCACAAGACGCCACTGTTGGTGTTCTTGTGCACATGCTTAGAACTGCACCGCCTTTGCGCCAAGACTCAAGTTGCTATTCATCCCATTCTGTGAAGCCTGAACCCGAGGGAGGAGTTACTACTGCTTCTGGATTCTTCATGCCCCAGAAGACTGCCGATGCACTTGAAGAGCTCTGGAATTACAAAGAGATGAGGGACCTCCTTCTTTCCAAGAGCGGAACTCGGATCCTAAACAAAGAATGA
- the LOC112747815 gene encoding autophagy-related protein 13a isoform X1, which yields MDFQANMQPELGKLEQIVHQFLLKSLHVILDSRIPSLCQHDRSGDLPMGSRVRRSDKWFNLALGDRPAALDNLSFWHRNLMDQMVIDIILVHEENGSSVETVLERWVVQYERPQVMAPQTGDITGSYKKTYKKSIVLFRALYSHMRLLPAYKIFRKLSLSSHTCNFDIIYKVSSFRDPFSRVEDVVLEEYSFTPIEAIPGRLSISVTYRTKLSDFNLECSTSLPTKIITDYVGSPLADPLRSFPVSEKGVRATSFPLRGIAPPSSAPLEQPHSWTSGFHKAAPMVQNQQYVGSPPVYRAPSKPYDIPSSPTDSHGIRIHNYRMHNRHRSSYDEYQLSPPFSPSPSPSPPTFFNSGIPIQTSVCSETAPVTIPYPMMGKSSRTLSPNLSDHSRNSLPPMSPKRNYASSQESPSGIRSFRKLESSRIGELHTGVTNYAGQKIARDNKDDSGRFSGLLSSSDSPQIGFSRSSSRLSFQDDLENGDFSCPFDVDDVDKPDVQPSQSKDGQNVSEIGSTSLPMCKKSQDATVGVLVHMLRTAPPLRQDSSCYSSHSVKPEPEGGVTTASGFFMPQKTADALEELWNYKEMRDLLLSKSGTRILNKE from the exons ATGGATTTTCAGGCTAATATGCAGCCTGAATTGGGAAAATTGGAACAAATAGTTCATCAGTTTCTTTTGAAGAGCTTACATGTCATTTTGGACTCGAGGATACCTTCGTTGTGCCAACATGATCGGAGTGGGGACCTACCGATGGGGTCTCGTGTGAGGAGGAGCGACAAATGGTTTAACTTAGCATTAGGTGATCGGCCTGCTGCTCTAGATAatctgagtttctggcacaggaATTTGATGGATCAGATGGTAATTGACATTATACTAGTTCATGAAGAGAATGGTTCTTCTGTTGAAACAGTATTAGAGAGGTGGGTTGTTCAGTATGAGCGTCCCCAGGTAATGGCTCCACAAACTGGTGACATTACTGGCTCTTATAAGAAGACATACAAGAAGTCAATAGTATTGTTTCGTGCTCTTTATTCTCATATGAGGCTTCTACCGGCTTATAAGATATTTAGGAAGCTTAGTTTGTCGAGTCATACATgtaattttgatattatttacAAGGTCTCTTCGTTTAGAGATCCATTCTCTCGGGTGGAGGATGTAGTGCTGGAAGAATACAGTTTCACTCCCATTGAGGCAATTCCAGGCCGCCTATCAATATCTGTGACCTACCGGACCAAGCTATCTGACTTCAACCTTGAGTGTTCAACATCGTTACCAACGAAAATAATTACAGATTATGTTGGAAGTCCCCTTGCTGACCCTTTGAGGTCTTTCCCTGTTTCAGAAAAGGGTGTTCGTGCCACTTCATTTCCGCTGAGAGGGATAGCACCTCCATCTTCTGCACCACTCGAGCAGCCGCATAGTTGGACTAGTGGCTTCCATAAGGCTGCACCTATGGTACAGAACCAGCAGTATGTTGGATCCCCACCAGTGTATCGTGCTCCTTCCAAGCCATATGATATCCCATCTTCACCTACCGATAGCCACGGTATCAGAATTCACAACTATAGAATGCACAATCGACACAGGTCAAGTTATGATGAGTATCAACTGTCTCCCCCGTTCTCACCTTCACCGTCTCCATCACCACCAACATTTTTCAATAGTGGCATTCCGATTCAAACAAGTGTATGTTCTGAAACTGCCCCTGTAACTATACCTTACCCAATGATGGGCAAAAGCTCAAGAACACTTTCTCCTAATTTGTCAGATCATAGTAGAAATTCTTTGCCACCAATGTCCCCCAAAAGGAATTATGCTTCATCACAAGAATCTCCATCTGGAATCAGGTCATTTAGGAAACTAGAGTCTTCAAGGATTGGAGAGTTACATACAGGGGTCACAAATTATGCCGGTCAAAAG ATTGCTAGAGATAACAAGGATGATTCAGGGCGGTTCTCAGGGTTGTTATCTTCAAGTGACTCACCACAGATTGGATTTTCCAGAAGCTCTAGTAGACTATCTTTTCAGGATGACTTGGAGAATGGTGACTTTTCGTGTCCCTTTGATGTTGATGATGTTGATAAACCTGATGTCCAACCCAG TCAGAGTAAGGATGGACAGAATGTGTCAGAGATCGGTTCAACATCACTTCCAATGTGCAAAAAATCACAAGACGCCACTGTTGGTGTTCTTGTGCACATGCTTAGAACTGCACCGCCTTTGCGCCAAGACTCAAGTTGCTATTCATCCCATTCTGTGAAGCCTGAACCCGAGGGAGGAGTTACTACTGCTTCTGGATTCTTCATGCCCCAGAAGACTGCCGATGCACTTGAAGAGCTCTGGAATTACAAAGAGATGAGGGACCTCCTTCTTTCCAAGAGCGGAACTCGGATCCTAAACAAAGAATGA
- the LOC112747835 gene encoding protein WHAT'S THIS FACTOR 1, chloroplastic translates to MALCLPCQFSNNKLVSDLGSSFLSETSSLSCSTFRKQKEHNNDLSNISISIYCSSVKHVRDTGLDRRVVLKNKTRFIQKLKTLLLSKPKHYLPLHILSKCWSYLTLSTPHSILAMIHRYPSIFELFTIPWPPKPLNAAKLYPQLCVRLTPAAAALAAEELTLQSSISTTLATKLQKLLMLSSHNRLLLSKLVHLAPDLGLPPNFRSRLCNDFSDKFKTVETSYGRALELVSWDSNLAKPLPPPAFRSPDLIVDRPLKLKQLRLGKRLNIKRRHQSFLLKFEEIPELCPYRNPVDSLAKVSLEAEKRSCSVVREVLGMMIEMSPLIDHLTHFRKEFGLPNKLRAMIIRHSELFYVSLKGQRHSVFLVEGFGEKGELLEKDEILFLRNKWRDLVRESKRMRRERRRGRIDKFLGGFSDTDENNEDDSDVEYDDNFDIDNFEDGYDDGFEEIFEDLDFEAKHDDHSGLLAQNMNGEFWTAGHFPIQTGVDEEQVQPW, encoded by the coding sequence ATGGCATTGTGCCTTCCTTGTCAATTCAGTAATAACAAACTAGTCAGTGACTTAGGTTCCAGCTTTCTTTCCGAGACATCTTCTTTGTCCTGTTCCaccttcagaaaacaaaaggaacATAATAATGACCTCAGCAACATCTCGATTTCAATTTATTGTTCCTCAGTCAAACATGTACGTGACACTGGTCTTGATAGGCGTGTTGTTTTGAAGAATAAAACTCGGTTTATTCAAAAGCTGAAAACCTTACTTCTTTCTAAACCAAAACATTATCTTCCTCTTCACATTCTCTCTAAATGCTGGTCTTATCTTACTCTTTCTACGCCTCACTCCATACTTGCTATGATCCATCGGTACCCTTCTATTTTTGAACTCTTCACTATACCATGGCCACCTAAGCCACTCAATGCAGCAAAGTTATATCCTCAACTATGTGTTCGTCTAACTCCAGCTGCTGCTGCCCTTGCTGCTGAGGAACTCACTCTTCAATCCTCCATTTCCACCACTTTGGCAACCAAACTCCAGAAGCTTCTTATGTTATCATCTCACAACCGGTTACTCCTATCAAAGTTGGTTCACCTTGCTCCAGATCTTGGTCTTCCTCCTAATTTTAGATCCCGATTGTGCAACGATTTTTCGGATAAATTCAAGACTGTTGAAACTTCCTATGGCCGTGCACTTGAGCTTGTTTCTTGGGACTCAAACTTGGCAAAGCCTTTACCGCCTCCTGCATTTCGTTCTCCTGATTTAATAGTTGATCGGCCTTTAAAGTTGAAACAACTAAGACTTGGAAAAAGGCTTAACATAAAGAGACGTCACCAGAGTTTCTTGCTAAAATTTGAAGAAATTCCGGAATTGTGCCCTTATAGGAACCCTGTTGATTCTTTAGCCAAGGTATCATTGGAAGCAGAAAAGAGATCTTGTTCTGTAGTAAGAGAGGTTCTTGGGATGATGATTGAAATGAGTCCTTTAATAGACCACTTGACCCATTTCAGAAAGGAATTCGGTCTCCCAAACAAGTTGAGAGCAATGATTATAAGACATTCGGAATTGTTTTATGTGAGTTTGAAAGGGCAGCGGCACTCCGTTTTCTTGGTAGAGGGGTTTGGTGAGAAGGGTGAGTTATTGGAGAAGGATGAGATATTGTTCTTACGCAATAAATGGAGGGACTTAGTTAGGGAATCGAAGAGAATGAGACGAGAACGAAGAAGGGGCAGGATTGACAAGTTTCTTGGTGGTTTCAGTGATACTGATGAAAATAATGAGGACGACAGTGATGTTGAGTATGATGACAATTTTGATATTGATAATTTTGAAGATGGTTATGATGATGGTTTTGAGGAAATATTTGAAGACTTGGATTTTGAGGCTAAGCATGATGACCATAGTGGTTTGCTTGCCCAAAATATGAATGGTGAATTTTGGACGGCAGGACATTTTCCTATTCAAACTGGGGTCGATGAAGAACAAGTGCAACCTTGGTAG